One genomic region from Athalia rosae chromosome 3, iyAthRosa1.1, whole genome shotgun sequence encodes:
- the LOC105685542 gene encoding L-asparaginase 1-like isoform X1 translates to MEIAGESHELEYVYRRVTIEKRMQSGNRDLEGRVLVIYTGGTIGMTRNNTGALVPTSNSIVKLLRNYPQMHDEEYASKSFGDDGPLVLPITSEKRRVIYSVKEYDKLIDSSNAIAEDWIYLAKDIKRHYTDYDGFVILHGTDTLSYTASALSFMLNNLGKTVIVTGSQISIFEPRSDGFDNFLTSLLIAGNYNIPEVCVFFANQLMRGNRTSKRTTDAFKAFHSPNYAPLAIAGITIDVDYRLIFRPQTLEKFDVDTRLCEDVTMLRLFPGITTAMIRVAVQPPTKGMILQSYGAGNMPSNRKDILEEFRKAVAEGVIIINITQCSQGTVSAIYETGAALRDAGVLSGSDMTPEAAYTKLAYVLAKPEWDLKKKREIMSKNIRGELTADQRSPRKDSDLLDAVARNLDLTSQNDILQLRNILFPGMVGSAIMNQDIEKLKEIKQYGSDFCETNADLRTPLHFAASEGCLKVVRYLLENGASVHLRDKFDRTPLIDAIDNDHHEVIKLLVQCGAHISGCGLWLGQRLCSAAASGNLKKLVSYYLAGVNLSERDVSGRIALHFGALHNQGEVVKFLLDRGADPEAVDMLGQTPRQLANLASANEVIELFRPVSLSR, encoded by the exons ATGGAGATCGCAGGAGAATCGCATGAATTG gAATATG TGTATAGGCGTGTGACAATTGAGAAAAGAATGCAGTCCGGTAATCGAGATCTGGAAGGAAGAGTCCTGGTCATTTACACAGGCGGAACAATcgggatgaccagaaataacACCGGAG CCCTCGTCCCGACGTCGAATTCTATCGTCAAACTGCTGCGAAATTATCCTCAGATGCACGATGAGGAGTACGCCTCGAAAAGTTTCGGCGATGACGGACCTCTGGTGTTGCC gaTCACCTCCGAAAAGCGGAGAGTCATCTACAGCGTCAAGGAATACGACAAGCTCATCGATTCCAGTAACGCGATAGCCGAGGACTGGATTTACCTAGCAAAGGATATAAAG CGCCATTACACAGATTATGACGGATTCGTGATACTCCACGGAACAGACACGCTGAGCTACACCGCCTCGGCTCTTTCCTTCATGTTGAATAATTTAGGTAAAACCGTGATAGTCACCGGCTCTCaaatatcaattttcgaaCCTCGGAGCGAcggtttcgataattttctcacTTCCCTTCTGATCGCCGGCAACTACAACATTCCCGAAGTCTGCGTTTTCTTCGCCAATCAGTTAATGCGCGGTAATCGTACCAGCAAGAGGACTACAGATGCTTTCAAAGCTTTTCATTCGCCGAATTACGCGCCTCTCGCTATCGCCGGTATTACAATAGATG TCGATTATCGATTAATATTTCGTCCCCAAACTCTGGAGAAGTTCGACGTCGACACAAGGCTCTGCGAGGACGTCACAATGCTTCGATTATTCCCTGGTATCACAACAGCGATGATAAGGGTGGCGGTCCAGCCCCCGACCAAAGGGATGATCCTACAGTCTTACGGAGCAGGAAATATGCCTTCGAATCGAAAAGACATTCTAGAGGAATTTCGAAAGGCTGTCGCAGAGGGCGTCATCATAATCAACATCACTCAGTGTTCGCAGGGAACGGTCAGCGCGATTTATGAAACTGGGGCCGCGCTTCGAGACGCCG GTGTTTTATCTGGATCCGACATGACTCCGGAAGCCGCGTACACAAAGCTGGCTTACGTTCTGGCAAAGCCCGAGTGGGACTTGAAGAAGAAGCGTGAAATTATGTCAAAAAATATCAGGGGCGAATTGACCGCTGATCAAAGGTCACCACGTAAGGACAGCGATCTCTTGGATGCTGTCGCCAGGAATTTGGATCTCACTTCTCAAAATGATATTCTTCAGCTGAGAAATATCCTGTTCCCAGGAATGGTGGGGTCCGCGATAATGAATCAGGATATTGAGAAACTCAAAGAGATAAAACAATAC gGTTCTGATTTTTGCGAGACTAACGCCGACTTACGAACACCCCTTCATTTTGCGGCTTCTGAGGGATGCTTGAAAGTCGTTCGTTATCTTCTAGAGAATGGTGCTAGTGTTCATTTGCGCGATAAATTCGATCGAACTCCGTTGATCGATGCAATCGACAATGATCACCACGAG GTGATCAAATTACTGGTCCAGTGTGGAGCCCACATATCCGGATGTGGCTTGTGGCTTGGTCAGCGACTTTGTTCAGCTGCGGCATCGGGTAACCTCAAGAAATTAGTATCGTACTATCTGGCAGGTGTTAATCTATCCGAACGAGATGTGTCTGGTAGAATAGCACTACATTTTGGTGCCTTGCATAACCAAGGAGaagtcgtaaaatttttacttgATCGCGGTGCCGATCCAGAAGCTGTTGATATGCTCGGTCAGACTCCTCGACAACTCGCGAATCTTGCATCTGCAAACGAAGTCATAGAACTTTTTAGACCGGTCAGTCTCAGTAGATGA
- the LOC105685542 gene encoding L-asparaginase 1-like isoform X2, translating into MHFSLSTLLYRRVTIEKRMQSGNRDLEGRVLVIYTGGTIGMTRNNTGALVPTSNSIVKLLRNYPQMHDEEYASKSFGDDGPLVLPITSEKRRVIYSVKEYDKLIDSSNAIAEDWIYLAKDIKRHYTDYDGFVILHGTDTLSYTASALSFMLNNLGKTVIVTGSQISIFEPRSDGFDNFLTSLLIAGNYNIPEVCVFFANQLMRGNRTSKRTTDAFKAFHSPNYAPLAIAGITIDVDYRLIFRPQTLEKFDVDTRLCEDVTMLRLFPGITTAMIRVAVQPPTKGMILQSYGAGNMPSNRKDILEEFRKAVAEGVIIINITQCSQGTVSAIYETGAALRDAGVLSGSDMTPEAAYTKLAYVLAKPEWDLKKKREIMSKNIRGELTADQRSPRKDSDLLDAVARNLDLTSQNDILQLRNILFPGMVGSAIMNQDIEKLKEIKQYGSDFCETNADLRTPLHFAASEGCLKVVRYLLENGASVHLRDKFDRTPLIDAIDNDHHEVIKLLVQCGAHISGCGLWLGQRLCSAAASGNLKKLVSYYLAGVNLSERDVSGRIALHFGALHNQGEVVKFLLDRGADPEAVDMLGQTPRQLANLASANEVIELFRPVSLSR; encoded by the exons ATGCATTTCAGTCTTTCAACTCTAC TGTATAGGCGTGTGACAATTGAGAAAAGAATGCAGTCCGGTAATCGAGATCTGGAAGGAAGAGTCCTGGTCATTTACACAGGCGGAACAATcgggatgaccagaaataacACCGGAG CCCTCGTCCCGACGTCGAATTCTATCGTCAAACTGCTGCGAAATTATCCTCAGATGCACGATGAGGAGTACGCCTCGAAAAGTTTCGGCGATGACGGACCTCTGGTGTTGCC gaTCACCTCCGAAAAGCGGAGAGTCATCTACAGCGTCAAGGAATACGACAAGCTCATCGATTCCAGTAACGCGATAGCCGAGGACTGGATTTACCTAGCAAAGGATATAAAG CGCCATTACACAGATTATGACGGATTCGTGATACTCCACGGAACAGACACGCTGAGCTACACCGCCTCGGCTCTTTCCTTCATGTTGAATAATTTAGGTAAAACCGTGATAGTCACCGGCTCTCaaatatcaattttcgaaCCTCGGAGCGAcggtttcgataattttctcacTTCCCTTCTGATCGCCGGCAACTACAACATTCCCGAAGTCTGCGTTTTCTTCGCCAATCAGTTAATGCGCGGTAATCGTACCAGCAAGAGGACTACAGATGCTTTCAAAGCTTTTCATTCGCCGAATTACGCGCCTCTCGCTATCGCCGGTATTACAATAGATG TCGATTATCGATTAATATTTCGTCCCCAAACTCTGGAGAAGTTCGACGTCGACACAAGGCTCTGCGAGGACGTCACAATGCTTCGATTATTCCCTGGTATCACAACAGCGATGATAAGGGTGGCGGTCCAGCCCCCGACCAAAGGGATGATCCTACAGTCTTACGGAGCAGGAAATATGCCTTCGAATCGAAAAGACATTCTAGAGGAATTTCGAAAGGCTGTCGCAGAGGGCGTCATCATAATCAACATCACTCAGTGTTCGCAGGGAACGGTCAGCGCGATTTATGAAACTGGGGCCGCGCTTCGAGACGCCG GTGTTTTATCTGGATCCGACATGACTCCGGAAGCCGCGTACACAAAGCTGGCTTACGTTCTGGCAAAGCCCGAGTGGGACTTGAAGAAGAAGCGTGAAATTATGTCAAAAAATATCAGGGGCGAATTGACCGCTGATCAAAGGTCACCACGTAAGGACAGCGATCTCTTGGATGCTGTCGCCAGGAATTTGGATCTCACTTCTCAAAATGATATTCTTCAGCTGAGAAATATCCTGTTCCCAGGAATGGTGGGGTCCGCGATAATGAATCAGGATATTGAGAAACTCAAAGAGATAAAACAATAC gGTTCTGATTTTTGCGAGACTAACGCCGACTTACGAACACCCCTTCATTTTGCGGCTTCTGAGGGATGCTTGAAAGTCGTTCGTTATCTTCTAGAGAATGGTGCTAGTGTTCATTTGCGCGATAAATTCGATCGAACTCCGTTGATCGATGCAATCGACAATGATCACCACGAG GTGATCAAATTACTGGTCCAGTGTGGAGCCCACATATCCGGATGTGGCTTGTGGCTTGGTCAGCGACTTTGTTCAGCTGCGGCATCGGGTAACCTCAAGAAATTAGTATCGTACTATCTGGCAGGTGTTAATCTATCCGAACGAGATGTGTCTGGTAGAATAGCACTACATTTTGGTGCCTTGCATAACCAAGGAGaagtcgtaaaatttttacttgATCGCGGTGCCGATCCAGAAGCTGTTGATATGCTCGGTCAGACTCCTCGACAACTCGCGAATCTTGCATCTGCAAACGAAGTCATAGAACTTTTTAGACCGGTCAGTCTCAGTAGATGA
- the LOC105685542 gene encoding L-asparaginase 1-like isoform X3, whose translation MMYRRVTIEKRMQSGNRDLEGRVLVIYTGGTIGMTRNNTGALVPTSNSIVKLLRNYPQMHDEEYASKSFGDDGPLVLPITSEKRRVIYSVKEYDKLIDSSNAIAEDWIYLAKDIKRHYTDYDGFVILHGTDTLSYTASALSFMLNNLGKTVIVTGSQISIFEPRSDGFDNFLTSLLIAGNYNIPEVCVFFANQLMRGNRTSKRTTDAFKAFHSPNYAPLAIAGITIDVDYRLIFRPQTLEKFDVDTRLCEDVTMLRLFPGITTAMIRVAVQPPTKGMILQSYGAGNMPSNRKDILEEFRKAVAEGVIIINITQCSQGTVSAIYETGAALRDAGVLSGSDMTPEAAYTKLAYVLAKPEWDLKKKREIMSKNIRGELTADQRSPRKDSDLLDAVARNLDLTSQNDILQLRNILFPGMVGSAIMNQDIEKLKEIKQYGSDFCETNADLRTPLHFAASEGCLKVVRYLLENGASVHLRDKFDRTPLIDAIDNDHHEVIKLLVQCGAHISGCGLWLGQRLCSAAASGNLKKLVSYYLAGVNLSERDVSGRIALHFGALHNQGEVVKFLLDRGADPEAVDMLGQTPRQLANLASANEVIELFRPVSLSR comes from the exons atga TGTATAGGCGTGTGACAATTGAGAAAAGAATGCAGTCCGGTAATCGAGATCTGGAAGGAAGAGTCCTGGTCATTTACACAGGCGGAACAATcgggatgaccagaaataacACCGGAG CCCTCGTCCCGACGTCGAATTCTATCGTCAAACTGCTGCGAAATTATCCTCAGATGCACGATGAGGAGTACGCCTCGAAAAGTTTCGGCGATGACGGACCTCTGGTGTTGCC gaTCACCTCCGAAAAGCGGAGAGTCATCTACAGCGTCAAGGAATACGACAAGCTCATCGATTCCAGTAACGCGATAGCCGAGGACTGGATTTACCTAGCAAAGGATATAAAG CGCCATTACACAGATTATGACGGATTCGTGATACTCCACGGAACAGACACGCTGAGCTACACCGCCTCGGCTCTTTCCTTCATGTTGAATAATTTAGGTAAAACCGTGATAGTCACCGGCTCTCaaatatcaattttcgaaCCTCGGAGCGAcggtttcgataattttctcacTTCCCTTCTGATCGCCGGCAACTACAACATTCCCGAAGTCTGCGTTTTCTTCGCCAATCAGTTAATGCGCGGTAATCGTACCAGCAAGAGGACTACAGATGCTTTCAAAGCTTTTCATTCGCCGAATTACGCGCCTCTCGCTATCGCCGGTATTACAATAGATG TCGATTATCGATTAATATTTCGTCCCCAAACTCTGGAGAAGTTCGACGTCGACACAAGGCTCTGCGAGGACGTCACAATGCTTCGATTATTCCCTGGTATCACAACAGCGATGATAAGGGTGGCGGTCCAGCCCCCGACCAAAGGGATGATCCTACAGTCTTACGGAGCAGGAAATATGCCTTCGAATCGAAAAGACATTCTAGAGGAATTTCGAAAGGCTGTCGCAGAGGGCGTCATCATAATCAACATCACTCAGTGTTCGCAGGGAACGGTCAGCGCGATTTATGAAACTGGGGCCGCGCTTCGAGACGCCG GTGTTTTATCTGGATCCGACATGACTCCGGAAGCCGCGTACACAAAGCTGGCTTACGTTCTGGCAAAGCCCGAGTGGGACTTGAAGAAGAAGCGTGAAATTATGTCAAAAAATATCAGGGGCGAATTGACCGCTGATCAAAGGTCACCACGTAAGGACAGCGATCTCTTGGATGCTGTCGCCAGGAATTTGGATCTCACTTCTCAAAATGATATTCTTCAGCTGAGAAATATCCTGTTCCCAGGAATGGTGGGGTCCGCGATAATGAATCAGGATATTGAGAAACTCAAAGAGATAAAACAATAC gGTTCTGATTTTTGCGAGACTAACGCCGACTTACGAACACCCCTTCATTTTGCGGCTTCTGAGGGATGCTTGAAAGTCGTTCGTTATCTTCTAGAGAATGGTGCTAGTGTTCATTTGCGCGATAAATTCGATCGAACTCCGTTGATCGATGCAATCGACAATGATCACCACGAG GTGATCAAATTACTGGTCCAGTGTGGAGCCCACATATCCGGATGTGGCTTGTGGCTTGGTCAGCGACTTTGTTCAGCTGCGGCATCGGGTAACCTCAAGAAATTAGTATCGTACTATCTGGCAGGTGTTAATCTATCCGAACGAGATGTGTCTGGTAGAATAGCACTACATTTTGGTGCCTTGCATAACCAAGGAGaagtcgtaaaatttttacttgATCGCGGTGCCGATCCAGAAGCTGTTGATATGCTCGGTCAGACTCCTCGACAACTCGCGAATCTTGCATCTGCAAACGAAGTCATAGAACTTTTTAGACCGGTCAGTCTCAGTAGATGA
- the LOC105685542 gene encoding L-asparaginase-like isoform X4 yields MQSGNRDLEGRVLVIYTGGTIGMTRNNTGALVPTSNSIVKLLRNYPQMHDEEYASKSFGDDGPLVLPITSEKRRVIYSVKEYDKLIDSSNAIAEDWIYLAKDIKRHYTDYDGFVILHGTDTLSYTASALSFMLNNLGKTVIVTGSQISIFEPRSDGFDNFLTSLLIAGNYNIPEVCVFFANQLMRGNRTSKRTTDAFKAFHSPNYAPLAIAGITIDVDYRLIFRPQTLEKFDVDTRLCEDVTMLRLFPGITTAMIRVAVQPPTKGMILQSYGAGNMPSNRKDILEEFRKAVAEGVIIINITQCSQGTVSAIYETGAALRDAGVLSGSDMTPEAAYTKLAYVLAKPEWDLKKKREIMSKNIRGELTADQRSPRKDSDLLDAVARNLDLTSQNDILQLRNILFPGMVGSAIMNQDIEKLKEIKQYGSDFCETNADLRTPLHFAASEGCLKVVRYLLENGASVHLRDKFDRTPLIDAIDNDHHEVIKLLVQCGAHISGCGLWLGQRLCSAAASGNLKKLVSYYLAGVNLSERDVSGRIALHFGALHNQGEVVKFLLDRGADPEAVDMLGQTPRQLANLASANEVIELFRPVSLSR; encoded by the exons ATGCAGTCCGGTAATCGAGATCTGGAAGGAAGAGTCCTGGTCATTTACACAGGCGGAACAATcgggatgaccagaaataacACCGGAG CCCTCGTCCCGACGTCGAATTCTATCGTCAAACTGCTGCGAAATTATCCTCAGATGCACGATGAGGAGTACGCCTCGAAAAGTTTCGGCGATGACGGACCTCTGGTGTTGCC gaTCACCTCCGAAAAGCGGAGAGTCATCTACAGCGTCAAGGAATACGACAAGCTCATCGATTCCAGTAACGCGATAGCCGAGGACTGGATTTACCTAGCAAAGGATATAAAG CGCCATTACACAGATTATGACGGATTCGTGATACTCCACGGAACAGACACGCTGAGCTACACCGCCTCGGCTCTTTCCTTCATGTTGAATAATTTAGGTAAAACCGTGATAGTCACCGGCTCTCaaatatcaattttcgaaCCTCGGAGCGAcggtttcgataattttctcacTTCCCTTCTGATCGCCGGCAACTACAACATTCCCGAAGTCTGCGTTTTCTTCGCCAATCAGTTAATGCGCGGTAATCGTACCAGCAAGAGGACTACAGATGCTTTCAAAGCTTTTCATTCGCCGAATTACGCGCCTCTCGCTATCGCCGGTATTACAATAGATG TCGATTATCGATTAATATTTCGTCCCCAAACTCTGGAGAAGTTCGACGTCGACACAAGGCTCTGCGAGGACGTCACAATGCTTCGATTATTCCCTGGTATCACAACAGCGATGATAAGGGTGGCGGTCCAGCCCCCGACCAAAGGGATGATCCTACAGTCTTACGGAGCAGGAAATATGCCTTCGAATCGAAAAGACATTCTAGAGGAATTTCGAAAGGCTGTCGCAGAGGGCGTCATCATAATCAACATCACTCAGTGTTCGCAGGGAACGGTCAGCGCGATTTATGAAACTGGGGCCGCGCTTCGAGACGCCG GTGTTTTATCTGGATCCGACATGACTCCGGAAGCCGCGTACACAAAGCTGGCTTACGTTCTGGCAAAGCCCGAGTGGGACTTGAAGAAGAAGCGTGAAATTATGTCAAAAAATATCAGGGGCGAATTGACCGCTGATCAAAGGTCACCACGTAAGGACAGCGATCTCTTGGATGCTGTCGCCAGGAATTTGGATCTCACTTCTCAAAATGATATTCTTCAGCTGAGAAATATCCTGTTCCCAGGAATGGTGGGGTCCGCGATAATGAATCAGGATATTGAGAAACTCAAAGAGATAAAACAATAC gGTTCTGATTTTTGCGAGACTAACGCCGACTTACGAACACCCCTTCATTTTGCGGCTTCTGAGGGATGCTTGAAAGTCGTTCGTTATCTTCTAGAGAATGGTGCTAGTGTTCATTTGCGCGATAAATTCGATCGAACTCCGTTGATCGATGCAATCGACAATGATCACCACGAG GTGATCAAATTACTGGTCCAGTGTGGAGCCCACATATCCGGATGTGGCTTGTGGCTTGGTCAGCGACTTTGTTCAGCTGCGGCATCGGGTAACCTCAAGAAATTAGTATCGTACTATCTGGCAGGTGTTAATCTATCCGAACGAGATGTGTCTGGTAGAATAGCACTACATTTTGGTGCCTTGCATAACCAAGGAGaagtcgtaaaatttttacttgATCGCGGTGCCGATCCAGAAGCTGTTGATATGCTCGGTCAGACTCCTCGACAACTCGCGAATCTTGCATCTGCAAACGAAGTCATAGAACTTTTTAGACCGGTCAGTCTCAGTAGATGA
- the LOC105685603 gene encoding protein enabled homolog has protein sequence MPAVIVEPPQRSEQMWQALKTHITRERQRKKQEQEADAEEERQRKERERQQEQDVMTLGETREQISNLESQLSQLKDEKHQLFLQLKKVLNEDDNRRRQLIKETSVSSEVLSAVSGYPGTGASVVHPQLFLPLPTRSPLYKVAAATPTHSMLPSGPLKRTHSPSPPLTASPYHSGYGYKPPPSMPNYNPPPAKSEEAARRSGDVRAVLWNKGNQYSTSNFYSTPQGQSVYSYATQNSQPSREPEPGKSVYLSNNRGTLASHQPAYVANLHPLEHKGAYSEDKFYLRPGSHVTVHGGAIPIQQPPQGAKTGGITSGYPVRAPQPPPGPYPPPPPGTYVSASGANVGGRLLYTQPTRYMQREV, from the exons ATGCCAGCTGTGATAGTCGAGCCGCCGCAACGAAGCGAGCAGATGTGGCAAGCTTTGAAAACTCATATTACTAGAGAACGGCAGCGAAAGAAGCAAG AGCAAGAAGCAGATGCTGAAGAGGAACgtcagagaaaagaaagagagcgtCAACAAGAACAAGACGTGATGACACTGGGAGAGACTCGAGAGCAGATCTCAAACTTGGAGAGCCAATTGTCGCaattgaaagatgaaaagCACCAGTTGTTTTTGCAACTGAAAAAAGTATTGAACGAAGATGATAATAGAAGGCGGCAACTCATCAAGGAAACTAG TGTCAGCTCGGAAGTTTTGTCAGCGGTTAGCGGCTATCCTGGGACAGGAGCAAGCGTTGTTCACCCTCAGTTATTTTTGCCTTTGCCGACACGCAGTCCGCTATATAAGGTGGCCGCAGCTACGCCAACGCACTCAATGCTGCCAAGT GGTCCTTTAAAAAGAACACATAGTCCATCTCCGCCTCTTACTGCATCTCCGTATCACTCAGGGTATGGATACAAGCCTCCGCCATCGATGCCTAACTACAATCCACCACCTGCAA AGTCTGAAGAAGCTGCACGGAGGTCTGGCGATGTTCGGGCAGTTCTATGGAATA aagGTAATCAGTATTCAACGTCGAATTTTTACTCCACACCCCAAGGCCAGAGCGTTTACAGCTACGCGACTCAAAACTCTCAGCCTTCCAGAGAACCAGAACCTGGAAAATCTGTTTATCTCTCCAACAATCGTGGAACATTGGCCTCCCATCAACCTG ccTATGTTGCGAATTTACATCCTCTAGAACACAAGGGTGCGTACTCtgaagataaattttatctgCGGCCTGGTAGCCATGTCACAGTACACGGAGGAGCTATTCCCATTCAACAACCTCCGCAG GGTGCTAAAACGGGTGGAATAACATCAGGGTATCCGGTAAGAGCACCTCAGCCTCCGCCTGGCCCATATCCTCCCCCTCCACCTGGAACCTATGTCAGTGCATCTGGTGCTAACGTCGGTGGTCGTTTGTTGTACACCCAACCGACCCGTTACATGCAACgtgaagtttga